One segment of Pelecanus crispus isolate bPelCri1 chromosome 2, bPelCri1.pri, whole genome shotgun sequence DNA contains the following:
- the NR1D2 gene encoding nuclear receptor subfamily 1 group D member 2 translates to MEVSAGGVIAYISSSSSASSPASCHSESSDSGFQSSSSPVPSSPNSSSSESGCNGRSSEGSDGAPKSDRLEETIKTNQSSVAGLTKGHNGVTKFNGMVLLCKVCGDVASGFHYGVHACEGCKGFFRRSIQQNIQYKKCLKNNNCSIMRMNRNRCQQCRFKKCLSVGMSRDAVRFGRIPKREKQRMLIEMQSAMKTMMNSQFSGHLPNEALTEHQDQAPQEDLSSKPKQERETIKSPSPPPSADMAKEEVIGMVTRAHKDTFMYNQEQSQNPAEMMQSQSGERVSKNTEQYILSSEHCVSGLGGPQYPESEQHLGGQYKGRSAMHYPSGHAMCFTNGHCMNFTSGYTQRLCDRIPEDGFSPSKNTTYSCSTGGRMHLVCPMSKTPHVDPNKSGHEVWEEFSLSFTPAVKEVVEFAKRIPGFRDLSQHDQVNLLKAGTFEVLMVRFASLFDAKERTVTFLSGKKYSVDDLHSMGAGDLLNSMFEFSEKLNALQLSDEEMSLFTAVVLVSADRSGIENVNSVEALQETLIRALRTLIMKNHPNEASIFTKLLLKLPDLRSLNNMHSEELLAFKVHP, encoded by the exons ATGGAAGTCAGCGCGG GGGGTGTGATAGCTTACATCAGCTCTTCAAGCTCGGCATCTAGCCCAGCCTCATGTCACAGCGAGAGCTCAGACAGCGGTTTCCAGTCGTCCTCTTCGCCTGTACCATCTTCTCCAAACAGCTCCTCCTCCGAAAGCGGCTGCAACGGCCGGAGCAGCGAGGGCTCTGATGGGGCACCGAAGAGCGATCGGCTGGAGGAGACTATTAAAACAAACCAGTCGAGTGTTGCTGGTTTGACAAAAGGCCACAATGGAGTCACAA AATTTAATGGCATGGTTCTTCTTTGCAAAGTCTGTGGAGATGTCGCTTCAGGATTTCATTATGGTGTTCATGCCTGTGAGGGCTGCAAG ggttttttcagAAGAAGCATTCAGCAAAACATCCAGTATAAGAAGTGCTTGAAGAACAACAACTGCTCTATAATGAGAATGAATAGGAACAGATGCCAGCAGTGTCGTTTCAAAAAATGCCTGTCTGTTGGGATGTCAAGAGATG CTGTTCGATTTGGCCGTATTCCCAAACGTGAAAAACAGAGGATGCTGATTGAAATGCAGAGTGCCATGAAAACCATGATGAACAGTCAGTTCAGCGGTCACTTGCCCAATGAAGCATTAACAGAACATCAAGATCAAGCACCTCAAGAAGACCTTTCCTCCAAGCCCAAACAAGAGCGCGAAACCATCAAAagcccttctccccctcctaGTGCTGACATGGCTAAGGAAGAAGTGATCGGTATGGTCACTAGGGCCCACAAAGACACTTTCATGTACAACCAGGAACAGTCTCAAAACCCAGCAGAGATGATGCAGTCCCAGAGTGGGGAGAGAGTGTCAAAGAACACTGAGCAGTACATCTTGAGCAGCGAGCACTGTGTTAGTGGGCTCGGTGGCCCTCAGTACCCTGAAAGTGAGCAGCACCTTGGTGGACAGTACAAAGGGAGAAGTGCAATGCATTACCCAAGTGGACACGCCATGTGTTTCACAAATGGCCACTGTATGAACTTCACCAGTGGTTATACTCAGCGACTGTGTGATAGGATCCCAGAAGATGGCTTTTCTCCAAGCAAGAATACCACTTACTCTTGCAGCACTGGAGGAAGAATGCATCTG GTCTGCCCAATGAGTAAGACTCCCCACGTGGACCCAAACAAGTCTGGCCATGAAGTCTGGGAAGAGTTTTCCCTGAGTTTTACCCCTGCGGTgaaggaggtggtggagttTGCCAAGCGCATCCCAGGTTTCCGAGATCTCTCCCAGCATGACCAGGTTAATCTTCTGAAGGCTGGGACCTTTGAG gTTTTAATGGTACGGTTTGCATCTTTGTTTGATGCAAAGGAACGTACCGTCACCTTCCTGAGTGGAAAGAAGTACAGTGTGGATGACTTGCATTCAATGGGAGCTGGTGATCTGCTCAACTCAATGTTTGAATTTAGTGAGAAACTAAATGCCCTGCAACTTAGTGATGAGGAAATGAGTTTGTTTACAGCGGTTGTCCTGGTATCTGCTG ATCGCTCTGGAATAGAAAATGTCAATTCTGTGGAGGCACTTCAGGAAACACTAATCCGTGCATTAAGGACCTTAATCATGAAAAATCACCCAAACGAAGCCTCTATTTTCACAaaacttcttttgaaattaCCTGACTTGCGTTCCTTAAACAACATGCACTCTGAAGAACTCTTGGCCTTTAAAGTTCACCCATAG